The Blattabacterium sp. DPU genome includes a window with the following:
- a CDS encoding CTP synthase, with protein MKTKYIFVTGGVTSSLGKGIISASLGMLLKARGYKVSILKLDPYFNIDPGTLNPYEHGECFVTKDGAETDLDLGHYERFLNQPTTKENNVTSGLIYKTVIDNERKGYYLGTTVQVIPHITNEIKRRIKILGESRNCDIIITEIGGTVGDIESLPYIESVRQLKWELGKFNGLVIHLTLLPYITVTGEIKTKPTQHSVRNLMENGIQADIIVCRTEKHISNNIRKKLALFCNVKPKHVIESIDTKIIYEIPCLLHLQNFDEVVLNHLNLSTLPIPNLKKWKIFIKKHKNPKFETKIALVGKYVSLHDSYKSIIEALIHAGTENETYVNIKWIYSEMIKEKNLKKYFKGISGILVAPGFGNRGIEGKILAAKYARENEIPFFGICLGMQIAVVEFARNVLGFKKAESHETNPNTSHPVISLMEKQKKSTHIGGTMRLGNWKCSLVEGSKIFSIYGGKKEIFERHRHRYEFNNNYLKYFSNAGMKAVGINPETGLVEALELENHIFFLGVQYHPEYQSTVTNPHPLFTNFIQVSIDSQNSSYI; from the coding sequence ATGAAAACAAAATATATTTTTGTTACAGGAGGTGTAACTTCTTCGTTAGGGAAAGGAATTATTTCTGCTTCATTAGGTATGTTATTGAAAGCTAGAGGGTATAAAGTTTCTATATTAAAATTAGATCCTTATTTTAATATAGATCCGGGAACTTTAAATCCTTATGAACATGGAGAATGTTTTGTTACAAAAGATGGAGCAGAAACTGATTTAGATTTAGGACACTATGAACGATTTTTAAATCAACCGACAACTAAAGAAAATAATGTAACATCTGGATTAATATATAAAACTGTAATAGATAATGAAAGAAAAGGATATTATTTAGGAACAACTGTACAAGTTATTCCTCATATTACTAATGAAATTAAAAGACGGATTAAAATTCTTGGAGAATCTCGTAATTGTGATATTATTATTACTGAAATAGGAGGAACTGTAGGAGATATTGAAAGTTTACCTTATATTGAATCAGTACGTCAATTAAAATGGGAATTAGGAAAATTTAATGGATTAGTTATTCATTTAACATTACTTCCCTATATAACAGTTACTGGAGAAATTAAAACAAAACCAACGCAACATTCTGTCCGAAATTTGATGGAAAATGGAATACAAGCAGACATTATAGTTTGTAGAACAGAGAAACATATATCCAATAATATTAGAAAAAAATTGGCATTATTTTGTAATGTAAAACCAAAACATGTTATTGAATCAATAGATACCAAAATTATATATGAAATTCCTTGTTTATTACATTTACAAAATTTTGATGAAGTAGTATTAAATCATTTAAATCTATCTACTCTTCCTATTCCAAATCTAAAAAAATGGAAAATTTTTATTAAAAAACATAAAAATCCAAAATTTGAGACTAAAATAGCATTAGTAGGAAAATATGTTTCTTTACACGATTCTTATAAATCAATTATAGAAGCTTTAATTCATGCAGGAACAGAAAATGAAACTTATGTTAATATAAAATGGATTTATTCAGAAATGATTAAAGAAAAAAATTTAAAAAAATATTTTAAAGGAATTTCAGGAATTTTAGTTGCTCCAGGATTTGGAAATAGAGGAATAGAAGGAAAAATACTTGCGGCAAAATATGCAAGGGAAAATGAAATTCCATTTTTTGGAATATGTTTAGGCATGCAAATTGCTGTAGTAGAATTTGCTAGAAATGTATTGGGATTCAAAAAAGCAGAGAGTCATGAAACTAATCCGAATACATCTCATCCAGTAATAAGTTTAATGGAAAAACAAAAAAAATCAACTCATATAGGAGGAACAATGCGTTTAGGAAATTGGAAATGTTCTCTTGTAGAAGGATCTAAAATATTTTCTATTTATGGAGGAAAAAAAGAAATTTTTGAAAGACACCGTCATAGATATGAGTTTAATAATAATTATTTAAAATATTTTTCTAATGCTGGAATGAAAGCAGTTGGTATCAATCCGGAAACAGGTTTAGTAGAAGCATTAGAATTAGAAAATCATATTTTTTTTTTAGGAGTTCAATATCACCCAGAATATCAAAGTACAGTAACAAATCCACATCCCTTATTTACTAATTTTATACAAGTATCTATAGATTCTCAGAATTCTTCTTATATATGA
- a CDS encoding nucleoside monophosphate kinase, with the protein MIHIILFGPPGCGKGTQAKIISNKFGFIHLSTGMIFRDHMKKKTNLGKLASCYINKGILVPDAITTNMFYIEIQKYFNAKGIIYDGYPRTKNQIFSLEKILKKFCLGKINIIFYFFIQKNLIINRLLKRGKTSYRNDDTNIITVQRRIKEYEKETSLIWKNYKWKNNIIRLNASLSVEQISFFVEKKIINLL; encoded by the coding sequence ATGATACATATTATATTGTTTGGCCCACCAGGTTGTGGAAAAGGAACTCAAGCTAAAATCATATCAAATAAATTTGGTTTCATACACCTATCTACTGGAATGATATTTAGAGATCATATGAAAAAAAAAACTAATCTGGGGAAACTAGCAAGTTGTTACATAAATAAAGGAATATTAGTTCCTGATGCAATTACTACAAATATGTTTTACATAGAAATACAAAAATATTTTAATGCTAAAGGAATTATTTATGATGGATATCCTAGAACTAAAAATCAAATCTTTTCTTTAGAAAAAATATTAAAAAAATTTTGTTTAGGAAAAATTAATATAATTTTCTATTTTTTTATTCAAAAAAATTTGATAATAAATAGATTATTAAAAAGAGGAAAAACGAGTTATCGTAATGATGACACGAATATTATTACGGTTCAAAGAAGAATAAAAGAATACGAAAAAGAAACTTCTTTAATATGGAAAAATTATAAATGGAAAAATAATATAATAAGATTAAATGCTTCTTTATCTGTTGAACAAATTTCTTTTTTTGTAGAAAAGAAAATTATAAATCTTTTATAA
- the clpX gene encoding ATP-dependent Clp protease ATP-binding subunit ClpX: protein MEDSLKCNFCGRNKNNITFLVSGINGHICNLCIEKTYSIIHKKFYEKNTHKNNNEFIEIKKPKEIKTFLDQYVIGQNEAKKILSVAVYNHYKRIQKQNSTKKNIEIEKSNVLLIGNTGTGKTLLAKSISKLLKVPFAIADATTLTEAGYVGEDVESILTKLLQSVNYDIDSAEKGIIFLDEIDKISRKSNNPSITRDVSGEGVQQALLKILEGSVINVPPQGGRKHPDQKMIQVNTENILFIGGGTFDGMEKIISDRIEKTSIGFITKKRKKIDSEKNGLENNILAEDLKKFGLISEIIGRFPVITYLNPLNKNMLKKILVEPKNALIKQYKKLFDMDHISLNITDEALNIIVDQTLQLGLGARGLRTFCEKIFVDYMFDIENIQPTLNIDQDIVKQKLFCS, encoded by the coding sequence ATGGAAGATTCATTAAAATGTAATTTTTGTGGTAGGAATAAAAATAATATTACTTTTCTTGTATCAGGAATAAATGGACACATTTGTAATTTATGTATAGAAAAAACTTATTCCATAATTCATAAAAAATTTTATGAAAAAAATACTCATAAAAATAATAACGAATTTATCGAAATCAAAAAACCTAAAGAGATTAAAACTTTTTTAGATCAATATGTTATAGGACAAAATGAAGCAAAGAAAATTCTGTCCGTTGCTGTTTATAACCATTATAAACGCATTCAAAAACAAAATAGTACAAAAAAAAATATAGAAATAGAAAAATCTAACGTATTATTAATTGGAAATACAGGAACAGGAAAAACATTATTAGCAAAAAGTATATCAAAACTATTAAAAGTTCCTTTTGCTATAGCTGATGCAACGACTTTGACTGAAGCTGGATATGTGGGAGAAGATGTAGAATCTATTTTAACTAAATTATTACAATCTGTTAATTATGATATAGATTCTGCTGAAAAGGGAATTATTTTTTTAGACGAAATAGATAAAATTTCTAGGAAAAGTAATAATCCTTCTATTACTAGAGATGTATCGGGAGAAGGAGTTCAACAAGCATTACTTAAAATATTGGAAGGATCTGTAATTAATGTTCCACCCCAAGGAGGAAGAAAACATCCAGATCAAAAAATGATACAAGTAAATACTGAAAATATATTATTTATAGGTGGAGGAACTTTTGATGGAATGGAAAAAATTATTTCTGACAGAATAGAAAAAACATCTATAGGTTTTATCACTAAGAAAAGAAAAAAAATAGATAGTGAAAAAAATGGTTTAGAAAATAATATTCTTGCTGAAGATTTAAAAAAATTTGGATTAATTTCTGAAATAATCGGAAGATTTCCTGTTATTACCTATTTAAATCCATTAAATAAAAATATGTTAAAAAAAATCTTAGTTGAACCTAAAAATGCTTTAATCAAGCAATATAAAAAATTGTTTGATATGGATCATATATCTTTAAATATAACAGATGAAGCACTAAATATTATAGTAGATCAAACTTTACAATTAGGGTTAGGAGCTAGAGGATTACGAACATTTTGTGAAAAAATATTTGTAGATTATATGTTTGACATAGAAAATATTCAACCAACACTAAATATAGATCAAGATATTGTAAAACAAAAACTTTTTTGTTCTTAA
- the obgE gene encoding GTPase ObgE, which translates to MKNCFVDFIRIFCKSGDGGSGSIHFYRDKSVNRGGPDGGSGGKGGNILIQGNSHIHTFLHLRYHKHWIAKSGLPGKGNNITGANGKDLLIEVPIGTIVKDEKKNIIMEITQNFQKEVLFRGGKGGKGNVFFKNSICQSPYYAQPGIKTKGNWIFLELKILADVGFIGFPNTGKSTLLSTITRAKPKIGNFAFTTTIPHIGVVKTDFNSFLVADIPGIIEKASEGKGLGHDFLRHAERNSVLLFLISSDTKNKKKEYFILLNELKKFNSNFLKKKRLLAISKSDLIKDEKKKKIRESFFNKFKEDIVFISSFTKEGLSELIQKLWEMIKK; encoded by the coding sequence ATGAAAAATTGTTTTGTAGATTTTATAAGAATTTTTTGTAAAAGTGGAGATGGAGGGTCAGGATCTATTCATTTTTATAGGGATAAATCTGTAAATAGAGGAGGGCCTGATGGAGGATCAGGAGGAAAAGGAGGAAATATTCTTATTCAAGGAAATTCTCATATTCATACTTTTTTACATTTAAGATATCATAAACATTGGATAGCTAAATCTGGACTTCCTGGAAAAGGAAATAATATAACTGGAGCAAATGGAAAGGATTTATTAATAGAAGTACCTATAGGTACTATAGTAAAAGATGAAAAAAAAAATATAATAATGGAAATAACCCAAAATTTTCAAAAAGAAGTTTTATTCAGAGGTGGGAAAGGTGGAAAAGGAAATGTTTTTTTTAAAAATTCAATTTGTCAATCTCCTTATTATGCACAACCGGGAATTAAAACAAAAGGAAATTGGATTTTTTTAGAATTGAAAATTTTAGCAGATGTAGGATTTATAGGTTTTCCTAATACTGGAAAATCTACTTTACTTTCAACAATTACAAGAGCAAAACCCAAAATAGGAAATTTTGCTTTTACAACTACAATTCCACATATAGGAGTAGTGAAAACAGATTTTAATTCTTTTTTAGTAGCTGATATTCCAGGAATTATAGAAAAAGCTTCCGAAGGAAAAGGATTAGGACATGATTTTTTAAGACATGCAGAACGAAATTCTGTTTTATTATTTTTAATTTCATCAGATACGAAAAATAAAAAAAAAGAATACTTTATTTTATTAAATGAATTAAAAAAATTTAACTCGAATTTTTTGAAAAAAAAACGTTTATTAGCAATATCTAAATCAGATTTAATAAAAGATGAAAAAAAAAAGAAAATAAGAGAATCTTTTTTTAATAAATTCAAAGAAGATATTGTATTTATTTCTTCTTTTACAAAAGAAGGATTATCTGAATTAATACAAAAATTATGGGAAATGATTAAAAAATAA